AGGGCAGCGCGATGGTATTAATGTTGGCTATATCGTCACCGGACCGGGAGGATTGGTGGGACGGGTCAGCCAAGTATCAGCCCATACGAGTCAAGTCTTGTTGATTAGTGATCCCACCAGTCGCGTCGGGGCTACCGTGAGCCGCAGCCGGGTCATGGGCTATATCCGTGGCAAATCTGGCGAGCGAGTGGTGATGGAATTTTTTGATAAGTCTTTAGATGTGAAGGTGGGGGATGTAGTGTCCACCTCTGCCTACAGCCATCGCTTTCCGGCTGATGTCCCCATCGGTCGAATTGAGTCGCTGGATCTCAATAAGAGCCCTGCCCCTGAAGCTGTGATTAAGCTCTCGGCACCTCTCAACCAGCTGGAATGGGTGACGGTTCATCGATTTTCCCCCGCCGAGGACGAGTTTGATCCGATGGCTGATCCCCTCTCAGAAGAGTCGGCTCAGCCATGACCTCTACACTCCCACAATCCCCCACGGCTGTTTGGAAGTCGCGACTGTTGAATTGGTCCCTGACCGTAGCCTCCGTGTGTGGTTGTTTGTTTCTACTACCGGTGCGCGTACCGGGTATGGAGTTACTGGGAGTAACCCCGAATTGGCTCTTGATTTGGGTGGTTGCTTGGAGTGTGAAGCGATCGGCCTTTCAGGGGGCTGTGGCTGGATTGGTGTTGGGATTATTGCAGGATGCGATGACGGCTGATTTTCCTACCCACACCCTAGGGTTAGTGATAGTGGGTGTCTTGACCGGGCAGTTACAGAAGCAACGGTTTATTCAAGAGGATATCGTCTCGGTAGCGCTGATTGTGTTTGGGATGGCTGTGATCGCGGAGACAGCCATGGCAGTTCAAATCAGTCTCCATAGGCTGTTTCAGCCTGATTCTCTGTTTCCTGCCCTCTCGGAGATTTGGTTGTATCATCAGCGGATATCGCTGAGTTCGGCCATTTTAAGTAGTGTATGGGCTCCTGCGCTTTACTATCCCCTGAATCGCTGGTGGCAAGCTCATGGATTGCCTGATGCTGGCTAATTGGTAACCACAAGAGTTTACCAGCAGGAACTGCATGAGGGATCGTTGGCTTAGCTGAGTGATTGGGGTAAGGAGTAGCGGAGAGACTTGTTCGTGGGGACAGCTTGTTGGTGGCAGCGGCTGACCCATCGAGCGGCTGACCAGAGATCTTGGTGCAGATGGTCGGGTTGAAATTTCTGTAGATAGAGCCTATTGCGAACACCGCACGTAAGCCCGATGGTGGTCAGCTGGGCAGCTTGGCCCGCTAGGATATCCGCTTCGGTATCACCAACCATCCAAGCAGTGTTCAGAGATTGACCTTGACGACCCTGATCTGCGATCGCATCTCGGAGGCGCCGAATCTTGTGGTCCGCATGGTTAGC
This portion of the Halomicronema hongdechloris C2206 genome encodes:
- the mreC gene encoding rod shape-determining protein MreC codes for the protein MAMFALRRWWNRHALQAGLIVLAVGTAWAVRQQEGGMLYDAYRWITQPLQPGLPSEQVLQDRYVLELQQRIIELENQNRSLRNLLDYNGSLQSRGIPAAVIGRSADYWWQQVTLNRGQRDGINVGYIVTGPGGLVGRVSQVSAHTSQVLLISDPTSRVGATVSRSRVMGYIRGKSGERVVMEFFDKSLDVKVGDVVSTSAYSHRFPADVPIGRIESLDLNKSPAPEAVIKLSAPLNQLEWVTVHRFSPAEDEFDPMADPLSEESAQP
- the mreD gene encoding rod shape-determining protein MreD; translated protein: MTSTLPQSPTAVWKSRLLNWSLTVASVCGCLFLLPVRVPGMELLGVTPNWLLIWVVAWSVKRSAFQGAVAGLVLGLLQDAMTADFPTHTLGLVIVGVLTGQLQKQRFIQEDIVSVALIVFGMAVIAETAMAVQISLHRLFQPDSLFPALSEIWLYHQRISLSSAILSSVWAPALYYPLNRWWQAHGLPDAG